In Fragaria vesca subsp. vesca unplaced genomic scaffold, FraVesHawaii_1.0 scf0513160_u, whole genome shotgun sequence, a single window of DNA contains:
- the LOC101297609 gene encoding uncharacterized protein LOC101297609, whose product MQGYPPQQAEMSKMPPQQQQQPVMGEPVMGVPYYVRENPYQAGMIPPNAIYGDPKGVPLQQTIYRDTPAPFNCLYCGDTGLTTVRSKRSLASVVGCLTFCGCGFCFLLRSMDCLWHKQHYCSHCHQKVADFEKSDPCIVMDPPNWTEASFAVPA is encoded by the exons ATGCAAGGATACCCGCCGCAACAAGCAGAGATGTCGAAGATGCCgccgcagcagcagcagcaaccgGTGATGGGAGAGCCGGTGATGGGAGTCCCTTACTACGTTCGTGAGAATCCCTACCAGGCCGGCATGATTCCCCCCAACGCCATTTACGGCGACCCAAAAGGGGTCCCTCTTCAGCAAACCATCTACAGAGACACTCCCGCTCCTTTCAACTGCCTTTACTGCGGCGACACCGGTCTCACCACCGTCAG ATCAAAGCGGAGTCTGGCATCTGTTGTGGGGTGTTTGACGTTCTGTGGTTGTGGGTTCTGCTTTCTTTTGCGTTCCATGGACTGTCTCTGGCATAAGCAGCATTATTGCTCACATTGCCACCAAAAG gTTGCTGATTTTGAGAAGTCTGATCCTTGTATTGTAATGGACCCTCCTAACTGGACAGAAGCCAGCTTTGCAGTACCTGCATGA